The proteins below are encoded in one region of Sphingobacterium sp. R2:
- a CDS encoding SRPBCC domain-containing protein, with amino-acid sequence MKKLTYQIKINAAVSRVFKTMLDKETYKKWTSAFNPSSDFEGIWEEGEKINFIGINEHGEKEGMIAEIAQYIPNAFVSIRHLGILNKGQEILSGPAVEDWAGALENYSFFAVEGKTELKVDVDTNDDFIEYFNQVWPNALLRLKNLSEME; translated from the coding sequence ATGAAGAAACTGACTTATCAAATTAAGATTAATGCTGCTGTCTCACGCGTTTTTAAAACAATGCTTGATAAAGAAACGTATAAAAAGTGGACAAGTGCTTTCAATCCAAGCTCTGATTTCGAAGGCATATGGGAGGAGGGCGAAAAAATTAATTTCATCGGAATCAATGAGCATGGTGAGAAAGAAGGGATGATCGCTGAGATTGCACAATATATTCCCAATGCATTTGTATCGATCAGGCATTTGGGAATTTTGAATAAGGGCCAAGAAATATTATCGGGCCCCGCTGTCGAGGATTGGGCTGGCGCACTGGAAAACTATTCTTTTTTCGCCGTCGAAGGAAAAACCGAATTGAAAGTGGATGTAGATACGAACGACGACTTCATCGAATACTTTAATCAGGTTTGGCCGAATGCTTTACTCCGCTTGAAGAATCTGAGTGAAATGGAATAA
- a CDS encoding DinB family protein — MNLIMNAIAIASVATASLIPPIAELPSLLIQNHQSVAFLQERQTLKDEYIGTDSLVQYFNQTSAELERQVAGLSEAQLQFKPASDKWSISQCLEHIIRSERIIFEMAKKGLDQDPQPERRNEIKLTDENLKNALTDRSQKYQAPKELQPEGIYKDVRTALTDFNATRQPVLDYIKKADVEDLRNHVSDSPTGPIDGYQALMFIAGHCARHTKQIVEIKADPNFPKK, encoded by the coding sequence ATGAATCTAATTATGAACGCGATAGCAATTGCCAGTGTAGCAACTGCTTCCTTAATACCCCCAATAGCTGAACTCCCCTCATTGCTCATTCAGAACCATCAAAGCGTTGCTTTTTTACAAGAAAGACAGACCTTAAAAGATGAGTACATCGGAACCGACTCGCTAGTACAGTACTTTAATCAAACAAGTGCAGAACTTGAAAGACAAGTTGCTGGACTAAGCGAAGCGCAACTTCAGTTTAAGCCCGCATCCGACAAATGGTCTATCAGTCAATGCCTTGAGCATATTATCCGTTCGGAACGGATAATATTTGAAATGGCGAAGAAGGGCCTGGATCAAGATCCCCAACCTGAAAGAAGAAATGAAATCAAATTGACAGATGAGAATCTTAAGAATGCCCTGACTGACCGGAGCCAAAAATATCAAGCGCCCAAGGAACTTCAGCCCGAAGGAATTTATAAAGATGTAAGAACTGCACTCACTGATTTCAATGCAACCCGACAACCCGTGCTTGATTATATTAAAAAGGCTGATGTAGAAGATCTCAGAAATCATGTCAGCGATTCTCCAACTGGTCCCATTGATGGTTACCAAGCTCTAATGTTTATTGCCGGACACTGTGCACGTCATACCAAACAGATCGTAGAAATAAAAGCAGATCCAAACTTTCCTAAAAAATAG
- a CDS encoding exopolyphosphatase has product MRYAAIDIGSNAVRLLIADIIGQKDQYNFKKTTLLRVPLRLGDDAFIHQEISPRKAESLVKTMKAFRELMDVYHVEDYIACATSAMRDAKNGADIVAEVKKNGINIDIIEGAKEAEIIYNSHWDNKMEKDKVYLYIDVGGGSTELSLFANGILVNSRSFNLGTIRILDNQDKAETWDELKEWVRSNTHMYKQVIGIGTGGNINKLARLSNEKLDRPLSYAKLKAVYEHLSSFSLKERIILLGLNEDRADVIIPASEIFLTIMKHGRLKQIIVPRVGLVDGVIRTLINRNLVK; this is encoded by the coding sequence GTGAGATACGCCGCAATAGATATAGGTTCCAATGCAGTTCGTCTTTTGATAGCTGACATTATAGGACAAAAAGACCAGTATAATTTTAAGAAAACTACACTGCTACGTGTTCCGCTTCGTTTGGGGGATGATGCTTTTATTCATCAGGAAATATCGCCACGGAAAGCAGAGAGTTTGGTAAAAACAATGAAGGCATTTCGTGAACTGATGGACGTATATCATGTGGAAGATTATATAGCCTGTGCCACTTCCGCTATGCGTGATGCGAAGAATGGAGCTGATATTGTTGCTGAGGTAAAGAAAAACGGTATAAACATCGATATTATAGAAGGTGCAAAAGAAGCTGAGATTATTTACAATAGTCATTGGGATAATAAGATGGAAAAGGATAAAGTTTACCTTTACATTGATGTAGGCGGTGGTAGTACAGAATTGTCGTTGTTCGCGAATGGCATTTTGGTCAACTCAAGGTCTTTTAATCTAGGAACAATACGAATTCTCGATAATCAGGACAAGGCCGAAACCTGGGATGAATTGAAAGAATGGGTGCGAAGCAATACACATATGTATAAGCAGGTGATTGGCATTGGTACGGGTGGTAATATTAATAAGCTTGCGCGCTTATCCAATGAAAAATTGGATAGGCCGTTATCCTATGCCAAATTAAAGGCTGTATATGAACATTTATCGTCATTTTCTTTAAAGGAGCGTATAATTTTATTGGGTTTAAACGAAGATCGTGCAGATGTAATCATACCTGCGAGTGAAATTTTCCTGACAATTATGAAGCATGGCCGTCTAAAACAAATCATCGTACCAAGAGTTGGGCTTGTTGACGGTGTAATTAGAACGTTGATCAATAGGAATTTAGTAAAATAA
- a CDS encoding FUSC family membrane protein produces the protein MKQTQEIKSFFYSQYFADGLRITIGCIVPVLIFATFGQFTNGTIVSLGALLVGLSDTPGAPSHRRKGMIAGAILTTLTFILTNVVNQNVYLLAIFIGMACFIFAMFAVFNSRAANVGLMCILMMLIHVQIHYPIAEAINYLGFYTLGGLWYIAISLSITQVRPYRLAEQELSETIRYVADYIRLKANFYDAKIDNDKNYLKLIDKQVEVNQHQENLRDVLFQSKRSIKDTTKVGRYLTLVFNDIVDLFEQSMAAHYDYNAISERFGPTGILEDFKNVILKYTNELDNLAYQLNTNTQPKPLYDFDTDLSRLHAKIDQLDRNQQYSTFALRKVLINLRDLVRRIRNIYGYSHLQPDDVKRKEIDDAKRFVQSSPIDLKKFRENLTLKSTIFRHACRMAIVMSITYYVFEVTNITNNVYWILLTIMVILKPGFGLTKERNIQRLIGTTIGGLIGAFILLTIHDPTVLFVLLVFFFLTAYSLFRVNYVIAVLFMTPYVLIMLSFVSANTLDVTKERILDTFIGGMIAFLSSYVIFPNWESMQVKESMRKLLIANYNYIVQALKEIAGQAPSVTDYKLTRKAVYVETANMGSTFQRMLTEPKKRQKYTKEVNKFVIFNHILASFSVTLMNHLDEMDNNYINKDHVRAIRKILSSLEQSIQLLHSEDSTKEFVPLIIEIPNDRFAHTNTSSVDGQLLNEQLEFLGKIAQDLHKIVQDLHAKSTAMSENDLQKALS, from the coding sequence ATGAAACAGACACAAGAAATAAAAAGTTTTTTCTACAGCCAATATTTTGCTGATGGACTCCGAATCACTATTGGATGTATCGTGCCTGTCCTTATATTTGCTACTTTCGGACAGTTTACCAATGGAACAATCGTTTCCTTGGGCGCCCTTCTAGTGGGCCTTTCCGATACACCGGGAGCCCCCAGCCACAGAAGGAAAGGGATGATTGCGGGAGCAATTTTGACTACACTAACTTTTATTCTGACCAATGTAGTTAATCAAAATGTATATCTACTAGCAATATTTATCGGCATGGCCTGCTTTATATTCGCTATGTTTGCAGTATTCAATAGCAGAGCTGCCAATGTGGGCCTCATGTGTATTCTGATGATGTTGATTCATGTACAGATTCACTACCCCATCGCAGAAGCCATCAATTATTTAGGCTTTTATACATTAGGAGGATTATGGTATATCGCCATCAGTCTTTCCATTACCCAGGTTCGTCCTTACCGGTTGGCTGAACAGGAACTGTCCGAAACGATCCGTTATGTCGCAGATTACATCCGGTTGAAAGCTAATTTTTACGATGCCAAAATCGATAATGACAAAAATTACCTGAAGCTTATTGACAAACAAGTTGAAGTAAACCAGCATCAGGAAAACTTACGGGATGTATTGTTTCAAAGTAAACGATCGATTAAAGATACCACGAAAGTAGGACGCTACCTAACACTCGTTTTCAATGATATCGTCGACCTCTTTGAGCAAAGTATGGCAGCGCATTATGATTATAACGCCATCAGTGAGCGCTTTGGCCCCACGGGAATCTTAGAAGATTTCAAAAATGTGATCTTAAAATACACCAACGAGCTTGACAATTTAGCCTATCAGCTCAATACAAATACACAGCCTAAACCCTTATATGATTTCGACACAGATCTCAGCCGTCTTCATGCTAAGATCGATCAGCTGGATCGAAACCAACAGTACAGCACGTTCGCATTACGCAAAGTATTAATCAATTTGCGCGATCTCGTTCGTCGAATCAGAAATATATACGGCTACTCACATCTACAGCCGGATGATGTCAAACGCAAAGAAATTGATGATGCAAAACGTTTTGTCCAGAGCTCCCCAATCGATTTAAAAAAGTTTCGTGAAAACCTTACTTTAAAATCGACTATATTTCGACATGCCTGCCGGATGGCAATTGTCATGTCGATCACTTATTATGTGTTTGAAGTAACCAATATCACCAACAATGTGTACTGGATCCTGCTCACGATTATGGTGATCTTAAAGCCTGGCTTTGGACTCACAAAAGAGCGAAATATTCAACGGCTTATCGGAACCACAATAGGTGGGCTCATAGGAGCCTTTATACTCTTAACCATTCATGATCCCACTGTGCTATTCGTACTGTTGGTATTCTTTTTTCTAACGGCATACAGCTTGTTCCGAGTTAATTATGTTATTGCCGTACTTTTTATGACACCCTATGTATTGATTATGCTGAGCTTTGTCAGTGCCAATACCTTGGATGTCACAAAAGAAAGAATATTGGATACATTTATAGGTGGTATGATCGCGTTTCTATCCAGCTATGTTATTTTCCCAAATTGGGAAAGCATGCAAGTCAAGGAATCCATGCGTAAGCTACTTATCGCCAACTACAATTACATTGTTCAGGCATTGAAAGAAATTGCAGGTCAAGCACCTTCCGTCACCGATTATAAATTGACCCGCAAGGCTGTCTATGTAGAAACAGCCAATATGGGTTCTACATTCCAACGGATGCTGACGGAACCAAAAAAACGTCAAAAATATACGAAGGAAGTGAATAAATTCGTCATATTCAACCATATTTTGGCTTCTTTCTCGGTGACCTTAATGAACCATCTTGACGAAATGGACAATAATTATATCAATAAGGACCATGTTCGGGCAATCCGAAAAATCTTAAGTTCACTTGAACAATCCATTCAACTGCTACATTCTGAAGATAGTACCAAGGAATTCGTTCCTCTGATCATCGAGATTCCAAATGACCGATTTGCCCATACAAACACCAGTTCAGTAGATGGACAGCTCCTGAACGAGCAATTAGAGTTTTTAGGTAAAATTGCTCAAGATTTACATAAAATTGTTCAGGATCTCCACGCCAAAAGCACAGCAATGTCAGAAAATGATCTGCAAAAGGCTTTAAGCTGA
- a CDS encoding phosphoenolpyruvate carboxylase → MKQSKNEAVFQDEVLTRFELFKSLFLTLPFQRVKDTGTLLPFFAKQCEKGVDQHLTPDEIIKSFFDQHEEFSSEEQRIDLLFRFVQYIERQVVLFDAIEDSSFQMVGRGDDENVLGALIKNAEGSDDMRRKIVSKLKDFSVRLVLTAHPTQFYPGPVLGIINDLIDAIKTNDIHSIHLLLQQLGKTPFINKNKPTPVDEAASLAWFLENVFYKVASEIQSFIDDELNVETEEVKQLIELGFWPGGDRDGNPNVSVESTKKVAALLRTILFRCYYRDFRIVRRRITFRGVEEYMENLQTLFYENSFNPVDHPVDETDNIITNLKAIKNVLVQYHNGLFVEIVDDLLRKVMTFGCFFTTLDIRQDSRILREATNYLIQHNQEKTGMPLDYLTLNESDKQKALKFKELDLTVGEDADALTKDTSGVIKLLKDIQRSGSERAAQRFIISNCQQASDILGLRQLFLWSGWKKEALTIDFVPLFETVDDLTRAADVMKTLYSNKEYKAHLKRRGNKQTIMLGYSDSTKDGGYLMANWSIYRAKIELTAISREYEVDLVFFDGRGGPPARGGGKTQRFYASMGKEIANDHIQLTIQGQTISSQYGSLDTARFNIEQLLHAGIISDLKQRVGDTLTKHQQEIIDKLAELSHHKFMDLRTNELFLPYLETMSPLKALSSINISSRPVKRNSGRELRLEDLRAISFVTSWSQLKQNIPGFYGVGTALQWAEKNNLWKDVQQLYVSSGFFQTLIDNCMMSMTKSNFDITAYMKDDPIYGDFWKSLYNEYQVTKEYLLKLSGTSQLMENYPVDRESILAREGIVLPLLVIQHFAIRALNSDQLTDAQRDDYSKLIARTIFGVVNAGRNVA, encoded by the coding sequence ATGAAGCAAAGTAAAAATGAAGCCGTCTTTCAGGACGAGGTATTGACACGCTTTGAGCTTTTCAAAAGTTTGTTTTTAACATTGCCGTTTCAGCGTGTTAAAGATACCGGAACTTTATTGCCATTTTTTGCAAAGCAATGTGAAAAGGGTGTCGATCAGCATTTAACTCCTGATGAGATCATAAAAAGTTTCTTCGATCAGCATGAGGAATTTTCTTCGGAAGAGCAACGTATCGATTTGTTGTTTCGATTTGTTCAATATATAGAGCGTCAGGTCGTCTTATTTGACGCAATAGAAGATTCTTCATTTCAGATGGTCGGCCGCGGCGATGATGAAAACGTTTTAGGAGCATTGATTAAGAATGCCGAAGGCAGTGATGATATGCGACGTAAGATCGTTTCTAAATTGAAGGATTTTTCTGTACGTCTCGTGTTGACTGCACATCCTACCCAGTTTTACCCCGGACCAGTATTAGGCATTATAAACGACCTAATTGATGCAATCAAAACCAATGATATACATAGTATTCACTTGTTACTGCAGCAATTGGGTAAGACGCCATTCATCAACAAAAATAAGCCGACTCCAGTAGATGAGGCTGCCAGTTTAGCTTGGTTTTTGGAAAATGTGTTTTATAAGGTCGCTTCGGAGATTCAGTCGTTCATTGATGATGAACTAAATGTAGAGACAGAAGAAGTAAAACAATTGATCGAATTGGGCTTTTGGCCGGGAGGTGACCGTGATGGTAATCCAAACGTAAGTGTGGAGAGCACCAAGAAAGTTGCCGCCCTATTACGTACTATTTTATTTAGATGTTATTACAGGGATTTTCGTATCGTTAGGCGGCGGATCACCTTTCGTGGGGTTGAAGAATATATGGAAAATCTGCAAACATTGTTCTACGAAAATAGCTTTAATCCAGTTGATCATCCTGTGGACGAAACCGACAATATTATCACTAATCTAAAAGCAATCAAAAATGTTTTAGTGCAATACCACAATGGTCTTTTCGTTGAGATTGTTGATGATTTACTCCGCAAAGTGATGACTTTCGGTTGTTTTTTCACCACATTGGATATCCGACAAGATAGCCGCATACTTCGTGAGGCTACCAATTATCTGATCCAGCACAACCAAGAGAAGACCGGGATGCCATTGGATTACCTAACGCTGAATGAAAGCGATAAGCAAAAGGCATTAAAATTTAAAGAACTTGACTTAACAGTAGGAGAGGATGCGGATGCGTTGACGAAGGATACTTCCGGAGTGATCAAATTATTGAAAGATATCCAGCGTTCAGGTTCTGAGCGAGCAGCACAACGCTTTATTATTAGTAATTGCCAACAGGCCAGTGATATCTTGGGACTTCGTCAACTATTTTTATGGTCAGGTTGGAAAAAAGAGGCTTTGACGATAGATTTTGTGCCTTTGTTCGAGACTGTTGATGACTTGACTAGGGCGGCAGATGTAATGAAAACCTTGTACAGTAATAAGGAGTATAAAGCACATTTAAAACGAAGAGGAAATAAGCAGACAATCATGTTGGGTTATTCAGATAGCACGAAAGACGGTGGGTATCTGATGGCCAATTGGTCTATCTATCGTGCAAAAATCGAACTCACGGCAATATCACGCGAGTATGAAGTCGATCTGGTATTTTTTGACGGTCGTGGTGGCCCGCCAGCCCGGGGTGGAGGAAAAACACAGCGTTTTTATGCATCTATGGGAAAAGAAATCGCCAATGATCATATTCAGTTGACGATTCAGGGACAAACCATCAGTAGTCAGTACGGGTCTTTAGATACAGCGCGCTTTAATATTGAGCAATTGTTGCACGCCGGAATTATTTCTGACTTGAAACAACGTGTGGGCGACACATTAACGAAACATCAACAAGAAATCATTGACAAACTGGCTGAGCTAAGTCACCATAAGTTTATGGATCTACGCACGAATGAATTATTTTTGCCGTACTTGGAGACCATGTCGCCATTAAAAGCTTTATCGTCGATCAATATTTCAAGTAGACCTGTTAAACGTAATTCGGGCCGTGAGTTGCGGTTGGAAGATTTGCGCGCAATTAGTTTTGTGACCTCTTGGAGCCAGCTGAAACAAAATATCCCCGGATTTTATGGGGTGGGAACTGCACTGCAATGGGCGGAAAAAAATAATCTTTGGAAGGATGTGCAGCAATTATATGTTTCTTCGGGATTTTTCCAGACATTGATCGATAACTGTATGATGTCGATGACAAAATCCAATTTTGACATTACCGCTTACATGAAAGACGATCCTATTTATGGTGATTTTTGGAAATCACTGTACAACGAATATCAGGTCACCAAAGAATATCTGTTGAAACTTAGTGGAACGTCACAACTGATGGAGAATTATCCAGTGGATCGTGAGTCTATTTTAGCGCGGGAAGGAATTGTGCTGCCGTTATTGGTTATACAGCATTTTGCTATTCGTGCATTAAATTCGGATCAGCTGACGGATGCACAACGTGACGATTATTCGAAATTAATAGCACGTACAATCTTTGGCGTTGTGAATGCGGGAAGAAATGTTGCGTAA